In the genome of Taurinivorans muris, one region contains:
- a CDS encoding helix-turn-helix transcriptional regulator, protein MAYDKTHDILELAVLMQSNRTGVSLQDIMDRFGVARRTAERMRDVIIDRFPQVQVRTGENNTKRWYVPQGTLKDFIQFSAEELVAFEKAIAYLQANSMQETSVLLQKILEKIRANIVDKTFNCIDTDAEVLLEAEGFAHRVGPRIIVSQEIIQKIRQAILSFRQIRISYKKKSSGKLGSYRLLPYGILYGDRNHYLVAKHSDGYGGNKVHYFILSNILEMELLDEEYEIDEGFNLKKLAERSFGVFQEEPFEVEWLFDKSAAEEVLRYEFHPNQTVVENEDGSVTVRFFAGGRLEMDWHLYTWGDKVKVIKPEDWYSATTEH, encoded by the coding sequence ATGGCTTATGATAAAACACATGATATTTTGGAATTGGCTGTTTTAATGCAATCAAACCGGACAGGGGTTTCCTTGCAGGATATAATGGACAGGTTCGGCGTCGCACGCCGAACGGCTGAACGGATGAGAGATGTCATTATTGACAGGTTTCCGCAGGTTCAAGTCCGTACGGGGGAAAATAATACGAAACGCTGGTATGTTCCGCAGGGAACGCTTAAGGATTTCATCCAGTTTTCAGCGGAAGAATTGGTCGCTTTTGAAAAGGCGATAGCCTATCTGCAGGCTAACAGCATGCAGGAAACTTCTGTTTTGCTGCAAAAGATTTTGGAAAAAATACGTGCGAATATCGTGGATAAAACATTTAATTGCATCGATACGGACGCCGAAGTTCTTTTGGAGGCTGAAGGGTTCGCTCATAGGGTCGGACCTAGGATTATCGTTTCACAGGAAATCATTCAAAAAATCCGTCAAGCGATTTTGAGTTTCAGGCAGATAAGAATTTCATACAAAAAGAAGTCAAGCGGAAAATTGGGTTCGTACCGGCTTTTGCCTTATGGAATTTTATATGGTGACAGAAATCATTATTTAGTTGCCAAACATAGTGACGGTTATGGCGGAAACAAGGTGCATTATTTTATTTTAAGCAATATTCTTGAAATGGAATTGCTTGATGAAGAATATGAAATTGACGAAGGCTTTAATTTAAAAAAGCTTGCAGAGCGTTCGTTTGGCGTTTTTCAAGAAGAACCTTTTGAAGTGGAGTGGCTTTTTGATAAAAGCGCTGCGGAAGAAGTTCTTCGTTATGAATTTCATCCCAATCAAACTGTTGTTGAAAATGAAGACGGCTCCGTGACAGTGCGTTTTTTTGCCGGCGGACGTTTGGAAATGGATTGGCATTTGTATACGTGGGGGGATAAAGTCAAAGTCATCAAGCCGGAAGATTGGTATTCCGCAACTACCGAGCATTGA
- the gcvH gene encoding glycine cleavage system protein GcvH, whose protein sequence is MNNPDNLLYAESHEWLKIEGSEGVIGITDFAQDSLGDITFIDLPQVGGAFAKGQEMGTVESVKAASDIYMPCDCEVIAVNESVLDNPEKVNKDPYGEGWLLRVNITGSTDGLLNAQDYAGKCTH, encoded by the coding sequence ATGAATAACCCTGACAATCTTTTGTACGCGGAAAGCCATGAATGGCTAAAAATTGAAGGAAGCGAGGGCGTTATCGGCATTACGGATTTTGCGCAAGATTCGCTTGGCGACATTACCTTTATCGACCTTCCGCAAGTCGGCGGCGCTTTTGCCAAAGGGCAAGAAATGGGAACCGTGGAGTCCGTCAAAGCCGCAAGCGATATTTATATGCCCTGCGATTGCGAAGTCATTGCTGTCAACGAAAGCGTGCTTGACAATCCTGAAAAAGTAAACAAAGACCCCTATGGCGAAGGCTGGCTTTTGCGTGTGAATATCACCGGCTCAACCGACGGACTTCTGAATGCCCAGGATTATGCAGGCAAATGCACACATTAA
- a CDS encoding SurA N-terminal domain-containing protein has translation MKKGMAFIAVIVFLLALNYEKLFSLFEKNDVNVLAKVNGEEITLEEVEILYDMRNVHLNTPAPDVDRVQQEYAEILYNRIKQVLVSQELEKRNVAVTDEEVLLLENKVRESYLGVLDENQTFEEYLKENGINYHEWLKQIKSQLESDKLHALLMKEIPLGSEETLRYAEKIKQEQKKDFVKIQFFLLKANQELLNEIQHDTTFSRENVEKNGFSDLAFIEHFEGKGAQVFQSLFDSDSLPEQYKTVLVSMEPNTFSRILHEDGSCYVLYLEDKQSLKEDDAVDLYLLAEERLLQEKLPQVFADWLSNAVKNSDIHLARSFDPNKLTKNVDINNLLKLQEVLTETEN, from the coding sequence ATGAAAAAGGGTATGGCTTTTATCGCGGTAATCGTTTTTTTACTTGCATTGAATTATGAAAAACTATTTTCACTTTTTGAAAAAAATGATGTCAATGTGTTGGCAAAAGTAAACGGGGAAGAGATAACCCTTGAAGAAGTTGAAATATTATATGATATGCGCAATGTGCATTTGAACACTCCGGCTCCCGATGTGGACAGGGTGCAGCAGGAATATGCGGAAATTCTTTACAATAGGATAAAGCAGGTTCTTGTTTCTCAGGAACTGGAAAAAAGAAATGTTGCGGTTACCGATGAGGAAGTCCTGCTATTGGAAAACAAAGTCAGGGAAAGTTATTTGGGAGTGCTTGATGAAAATCAGACTTTCGAAGAATATTTAAAAGAAAACGGCATCAATTATCATGAATGGCTCAAACAAATCAAATCACAGCTGGAAAGCGACAAGCTGCATGCCCTGCTTATGAAAGAAATTCCGCTTGGTTCCGAAGAAACCCTGCGTTATGCCGAAAAAATCAAACAGGAACAAAAGAAAGATTTCGTCAAAATTCAATTCTTTTTATTGAAAGCAAATCAGGAACTTTTAAACGAAATTCAGCATGACACGACTTTTTCACGGGAGAATGTCGAAAAAAACGGTTTTTCCGATTTAGCGTTTATTGAACATTTTGAGGGAAAAGGCGCTCAGGTTTTTCAGTCTCTTTTTGACAGCGACAGTTTGCCGGAACAATACAAAACCGTTCTTGTTTCCATGGAACCGAACACATTTTCCCGTATTCTGCATGAGGACGGCAGTTGTTATGTTTTGTATCTGGAAGATAAGCAAAGTTTGAAGGAAGATGATGCCGTTGACCTTTATCTGCTTGCGGAAGAAAGATTGTTGCAGGAAAAATTGCCGCAGGTTTTTGCCGATTGGCTTTCAAACGCCGTAAAAAATTCCGATATCCATTTGGCACGGTCTTTTGACCCCAATAAGTTAACAAAAAATGTGGATATTAATAATTTGTTGAAATTACAAGAAGTTTTAACGGAAACGGAAAATTAA
- the gcvPB gene encoding aminomethyl-transferring glycine dehydrogenase subunit GcvPB — protein sequence MRTLFDKSVKGRTAVVPAMPKKHAEDMLPKSLLRAKPASLPELSELDVVRHFTRNSHKNFSVDGNFYPLGSCTMKYNAKVIEHIASLAGFSKLHPLTAQLKHGEQYVQGALQAVYEIEQVLCEINGMSAFTMQPMSGANGEFTGVMLIAAYHKDKGNKKTKIVVPDSAHGTNPASAMIAGYEIVNIASKDGMVDPKALEEALTDDVAALMMTCPNTLGLFETHLPEIVEKLRKIDALLYYDGANLNAIMGKMRVGDVGFDVVHLNLHKTMGTPHGGGGPGSGAVGVSERLTPYLPVGRVEKNNDGTYKLNFDYPKSIGYIAPFLGNFAVYVKALAYISRLGKEGIPRAAEYAVLNANYLRKKMDSFLHVPFDRMCMHEFVSSPPEGIKALDVAKALLEYGIHAPTIYFPLIVHECLMFEPTETENKDTLDNLVTLMEEFIKKGQQDAGFLQQMPLTTPLRRLDETFAARSMILKQEE from the coding sequence ATGAGAACGCTTTTTGATAAATCCGTAAAAGGTCGTACGGCTGTTGTTCCTGCAATGCCCAAAAAGCATGCCGAAGATATGCTTCCCAAAAGCTTGCTTCGGGCAAAACCCGCAAGCCTGCCAGAACTTTCTGAACTTGATGTCGTTCGCCACTTCACCCGAAATTCCCATAAGAACTTTTCCGTTGACGGAAACTTCTACCCTCTCGGCTCCTGCACCATGAAATATAACGCGAAAGTTATCGAACATATCGCAAGCTTAGCCGGGTTCAGCAAACTGCACCCGCTCACCGCGCAATTAAAACACGGTGAACAATATGTGCAAGGCGCTTTGCAGGCTGTGTATGAAATCGAACAAGTTCTTTGTGAAATAAACGGAATGAGCGCTTTCACCATGCAGCCCATGTCCGGTGCCAATGGCGAATTTACCGGCGTCATGCTCATTGCCGCTTATCACAAAGACAAGGGCAATAAAAAAACAAAAATCGTCGTACCTGACTCCGCACACGGCACCAATCCCGCTTCTGCGATGATAGCCGGCTATGAAATTGTCAATATCGCTTCCAAAGACGGTATGGTTGACCCGAAAGCCCTTGAAGAAGCCCTTACTGACGATGTTGCCGCCCTCATGATGACGTGTCCCAACACTTTAGGTCTTTTTGAAACACATTTGCCTGAAATCGTTGAAAAATTACGTAAAATCGACGCGCTTCTCTATTATGACGGAGCAAACCTCAATGCGATTATGGGTAAAATGCGTGTTGGCGACGTCGGCTTTGACGTTGTGCATCTGAACTTGCATAAAACCATGGGAACACCGCACGGCGGAGGAGGTCCCGGCTCCGGCGCAGTAGGGGTCAGCGAACGTTTGACGCCTTATTTGCCTGTCGGACGTGTTGAAAAAAACAATGACGGAACTTATAAGCTCAATTTCGATTATCCGAAATCCATCGGCTACATCGCACCGTTCTTAGGCAACTTCGCGGTTTATGTAAAAGCGCTTGCCTATATCAGCCGTCTTGGCAAAGAAGGCATTCCGAGAGCCGCCGAATACGCTGTTCTCAATGCGAATTATTTGCGTAAAAAAATGGATTCATTCCTGCATGTTCCTTTTGACCGTATGTGCATGCATGAATTTGTTTCTTCTCCTCCGGAAGGAATAAAAGCCCTTGATGTCGCAAAGGCGCTTTTGGAATATGGCATTCACGCCCCGACGATTTATTTCCCCCTTATTGTGCATGAATGCCTCATGTTTGAACCGACTGAAACGGAAAATAAGGATACCCTCGACAATCTTGTCACCCTTATGGAAGAATTTATCAAAAAAGGACAACAAGATGCAGGCTTCCTGCAGCAAATGCCCCTCACGACGCCATTGCGCCGCCTTGATGAAACTTTTGCCGCAAGAAGCATGATTTTAAAACAAGAAGAATAA
- the gcvT gene encoding glycine cleavage system aminomethyltransferase GcvT codes for MLQTPLHEWHTAHNAKMAPFAGWDMPIQYEDGILAEHAHTRESASIFDICHMAQFIVKGENAAELLKKAVSHNLGTLAAGKCRYGFLLTEQGTVIDDLIVYRFAEDHFFLVVNAGCAEKDFKTLAKRLGEENIENISAKSGKIDLQGPKSLEVLETVTGQNFHDLKYFSFTRIDYKGHALLVSRTGYTGELGYELYCPREAVLTLWEDLLAHELVKPAGLGARDTLRLECGLALYGHELNEEHTVAESNLAGMLTSEADYIGKIPAMEVKNELLVPLKLEGRRTVRNGDSVIKEAGSNEVIGTVASGSFAPSLGFAIAFAFVKKEYADQAEFILKAGRSELNAQKTTAPFFTQGTARMKLS; via the coding sequence ATGTTGCAAACACCGTTACACGAATGGCATACGGCACATAATGCAAAAATGGCGCCTTTCGCAGGTTGGGACATGCCCATCCAATATGAGGACGGAATTTTAGCGGAACACGCCCATACTCGTGAATCCGCTTCCATTTTTGATATTTGCCACATGGCGCAATTCATCGTCAAAGGCGAAAATGCTGCCGAACTTTTGAAGAAAGCCGTAAGCCACAACCTTGGCACCCTGGCTGCCGGCAAATGCCGTTATGGCTTTTTGCTTACGGAGCAAGGCACTGTCATTGATGATTTGATTGTTTACCGCTTTGCGGAAGACCATTTCTTCTTAGTGGTCAACGCCGGCTGTGCCGAAAAGGATTTCAAAACCCTCGCCAAGCGCTTGGGCGAAGAAAATATTGAAAATATTTCTGCGAAATCAGGCAAAATCGACTTGCAGGGTCCGAAATCGTTAGAAGTTTTGGAAACGGTCACAGGTCAGAATTTCCATGATTTAAAATATTTTTCTTTCACCCGTATCGACTATAAAGGACACGCTCTCCTTGTCAGCCGCACAGGATACACCGGGGAACTCGGCTATGAATTGTATTGCCCGAGGGAAGCCGTACTCACCTTGTGGGAGGATTTGCTCGCCCATGAACTTGTGAAACCTGCCGGGCTCGGAGCACGGGATACCTTGCGCCTTGAATGCGGACTCGCCCTTTACGGACATGAACTCAATGAAGAGCATACCGTTGCGGAATCGAATCTTGCCGGCATGCTTACTTCCGAAGCCGATTATATCGGCAAAATTCCTGCCATGGAAGTAAAGAATGAACTCCTGGTGCCTTTGAAACTGGAAGGGCGCCGCACTGTCCGCAATGGCGATTCGGTCATTAAAGAAGCCGGAAGCAATGAGGTTATCGGCACCGTTGCCAGCGGTTCATTCGCTCCTTCCCTAGGTTTCGCCATTGCTTTCGCTTTTGTGAAAAAAGAATATGCAGACCAAGCGGAATTTATTCTCAAAGCAGGCAGAAGCGAATTAAATGCTCAAAAAACAACTGCTCCTTTCTTCACGCAAGGAACAGCAAGAATGAAACTTTCATAA
- the mfd gene encoding transcription-repair coupling factor — translation MSKSSEILRVLSENKEQSVHRSGFASIAKLMAQAVSENKYTVAVVKNRDELSTLKSFLSLFIAELSVGKEKGALQEKNVPLFFETPFVSINPFNRRSLNREGWAERLAALYAMGQGHAKALIVTADMLIPFLPEKDFFNKHELFLKIHEDMAPELLMEQLVDWGYQRESMVSRAGDIARRGDIVDIFPAGYDKPVRLDFFGDTIDEMRFFDPSTQRSVGKTEEICIIPVIAITQDEEARTIIHKHLANLFQQGKLSEFRQASVMRAVEQGDLRLLPGNIYARATNLEDWIPDDCQWFLPSKADLKEYLAEAESGWKDALEEDRKDAGFDQADHLSFRNAGDSMSMLLKRRHCFVEPLRMGIENHGIDLSEKTYFSFEELFQGKEVSERPWQQLLLGLRNYVKEKKQVVLTFSSERGRQKFLKLIEQDGIYPHLRYDVKSKGIFALIASVHHAAELSWDDLLVIPEDLLQPKANQVKRQASQAFKGLDSYDELMNGDLLVHRDYGIGRFGGLHRMTVGGIENDYLLLEYADNAKLYMPVDRLSIIQRFKSAEGISPVLDRLGGQAWTASKEKAKKAIEKIARDLVEMYAWRKVAKGFGYSPLGELYREFEASFGFEETPDQAKAIQEVLADMEKPEPMDRLVCGDVGFGKTEVALRAAFRAACDGRQVAMLCPTTVLAEQHYQTFRSRLAGFPVNVGLLSRFVTKSKQTEVLNMAAKGQMDVLIGTHRILSKDVELPNLGLLILDEEQRFGVRHKERLKQMKKNVDVLTLTATPIPRTLQLSMSGIRELSVIETAPLERKPVATHLIDKDKNVLRQVLERELERGGQIFWVYNRVNGLEKIVSYVRELVPHARVGMAHGQMGEKELENTMHMFWHGELDVLVCTSIIESGLDFPKANTLIVDQAQLFGLGQLYQLRGRVGRSDRQAYAYFVVNDLHHLTEIAEERLRIILEMDYLGAGFQVAMEDLRLRGAGNILGEAQSGHLARVGLDMYLEMLEEAVARAKGEGEALRSQDVEINLGLPAYIPESYIEDGKERLKYYKMLSCAFESSRRNSIEMELRDRYGQLPSELLTFMEVLDFKYEMKNIGVYKADIYADRVKVSFMDGQRKVEAETLIKFIQKYMESAKLHPHASLEIQLKDFVGKEDGNAEIICKAKNLLLSLKEK, via the coding sequence ATGAGTAAGTCGTCAGAAATATTGCGGGTTTTATCTGAAAATAAGGAACAAAGTGTTCACAGAAGCGGATTTGCCAGTATTGCAAAGCTTATGGCACAGGCAGTTTCTGAAAACAAATATACTGTCGCCGTTGTTAAAAACAGGGATGAATTGTCGACGCTGAAATCGTTTTTATCCTTATTTATTGCGGAATTGTCCGTCGGTAAGGAAAAAGGGGCGCTGCAGGAAAAAAATGTTCCGTTGTTTTTTGAAACGCCGTTTGTCAGCATCAATCCGTTTAATCGTCGTTCGTTAAATCGTGAAGGCTGGGCGGAACGCTTGGCGGCTCTTTATGCCATGGGGCAGGGGCACGCGAAAGCTTTGATTGTCACCGCCGATATGCTTATTCCTTTTTTGCCCGAAAAAGATTTTTTCAATAAGCATGAATTGTTTTTGAAAATCCATGAAGACATGGCGCCCGAACTTTTAATGGAACAGCTTGTCGATTGGGGGTATCAACGTGAATCCATGGTTTCCCGTGCGGGAGATATCGCAAGGCGCGGGGATATCGTGGATATTTTTCCGGCAGGTTACGATAAGCCTGTCCGTCTTGATTTTTTTGGGGATACCATTGACGAAATGCGTTTTTTTGATCCCTCAACCCAGCGTTCCGTCGGCAAAACGGAAGAAATTTGCATTATTCCGGTAATAGCGATAACGCAGGATGAGGAAGCGAGAACAATCATCCATAAGCATCTTGCGAATTTGTTTCAGCAAGGCAAGCTTTCGGAATTTCGGCAAGCGAGCGTCATGCGCGCTGTGGAGCAAGGGGATTTGCGGCTTTTGCCGGGCAATATTTATGCCCGCGCAACAAATCTTGAAGACTGGATTCCCGATGATTGCCAATGGTTTTTACCAAGCAAAGCCGATTTGAAAGAATATCTTGCAGAAGCGGAAAGCGGTTGGAAAGATGCGCTTGAAGAAGACAGGAAAGACGCAGGTTTTGACCAAGCCGACCATTTGTCGTTTCGGAATGCGGGCGATAGTATGTCCATGCTTTTGAAGCGGCGGCATTGTTTTGTCGAACCTCTCCGCATGGGCATTGAAAATCATGGCATTGATCTGTCTGAAAAAACATATTTCAGTTTTGAAGAACTGTTTCAGGGAAAAGAAGTTTCCGAACGGCCATGGCAGCAGCTGCTGCTTGGACTGCGTAATTATGTGAAAGAAAAGAAGCAGGTCGTGCTGACATTTTCTTCCGAACGGGGGCGGCAAAAGTTTTTAAAATTGATTGAGCAGGACGGAATTTATCCGCATTTGCGCTATGATGTGAAAAGCAAAGGGATTTTTGCGCTCATCGCGTCCGTTCATCATGCGGCGGAACTGAGCTGGGACGATTTGCTCGTTATTCCGGAAGATTTGCTGCAGCCTAAGGCAAATCAGGTGAAACGCCAAGCAAGCCAAGCATTTAAAGGGCTTGATTCTTACGATGAGCTCATGAACGGCGATTTGTTGGTTCATAGGGACTACGGAATAGGGCGTTTCGGCGGTTTGCACCGCATGACTGTCGGCGGTATTGAAAATGACTATTTGTTATTGGAATATGCGGACAATGCCAAACTGTACATGCCGGTTGACCGGCTTTCCATCATTCAGCGTTTTAAATCCGCAGAAGGCATAAGCCCCGTTTTAGACAGATTGGGCGGTCAAGCTTGGACGGCAAGCAAGGAAAAAGCGAAAAAAGCCATTGAAAAAATCGCCAGGGACTTGGTGGAAATGTATGCATGGCGGAAGGTTGCCAAGGGATTCGGTTATAGCCCGTTAGGAGAATTGTACCGGGAATTTGAAGCGAGTTTCGGTTTTGAAGAAACGCCGGACCAAGCGAAAGCCATTCAGGAAGTTTTGGCTGATATGGAGAAGCCGGAACCGATGGATAGGCTCGTTTGCGGCGATGTCGGTTTTGGAAAGACGGAGGTCGCTTTGCGCGCCGCGTTCAGGGCTGCCTGCGACGGCAGGCAGGTGGCCATGCTTTGCCCTACGACGGTGCTTGCCGAACAGCATTACCAGACATTCCGTTCCCGTTTGGCAGGATTTCCTGTCAATGTGGGATTATTGAGCCGTTTTGTGACCAAATCGAAACAAACGGAAGTTTTGAATATGGCGGCAAAAGGGCAAATGGATGTTCTTATCGGCACACACCGCATTTTATCGAAAGACGTGGAACTTCCCAACCTTGGTCTGCTTATTTTGGATGAAGAGCAGCGTTTTGGCGTCCGGCACAAGGAACGGCTTAAACAAATGAAAAAAAATGTCGATGTGCTTACGCTCACCGCAACCCCCATTCCCCGCACTTTGCAGCTTTCCATGTCGGGCATACGCGAACTGTCGGTCATTGAAACAGCTCCTTTGGAGCGTAAACCTGTTGCGACGCATTTGATAGACAAGGATAAGAACGTTCTGCGGCAAGTTTTGGAGCGTGAACTGGAACGCGGGGGACAGATTTTTTGGGTTTATAACCGTGTGAACGGACTTGAGAAAATTGTTTCATACGTGCGGGAACTTGTTCCGCATGCCCGTGTCGGCATGGCTCACGGGCAAATGGGGGAAAAAGAGCTTGAAAACACCATGCATATGTTTTGGCATGGGGAATTGGATGTGCTTGTTTGTACGTCAATTATTGAATCCGGGCTTGATTTTCCCAAAGCGAATACGCTTATTGTGGACCAAGCCCAGCTTTTCGGCTTGGGGCAGTTATATCAGCTTCGCGGGCGTGTCGGACGTTCCGACAGGCAGGCGTATGCGTATTTTGTGGTCAACGATTTACACCATTTGACTGAAATCGCGGAAGAGCGTTTGCGTATCATCTTGGAAATGGATTACCTTGGAGCGGGTTTTCAAGTCGCTATGGAAGATTTGCGTTTGAGAGGGGCTGGCAATATTCTTGGAGAAGCCCAGTCAGGGCACTTGGCGCGTGTAGGGCTTGACATGTATTTGGAAATGTTAGAAGAAGCAGTTGCAAGGGCGAAAGGAGAAGGGGAAGCGCTAAGAAGCCAAGATGTTGAAATCAATCTCGGTTTGCCTGCTTATATTCCGGAATCGTATATTGAAGACGGAAAAGAACGCTTGAAATATTATAAAATGCTTTCTTGCGCTTTTGAGAGCAGCCGTCGGAACAGCATCGAAATGGAACTTCGCGACAGGTACGGGCAGCTTCCTTCCGAACTTCTGACTTTTATGGAAGTTTTGGATTTCAAATATGAAATGAAAAACATAGGCGTGTATAAAGCGGATATTTATGCCGATAGGGTGAAAGTCAGCTTTATGGACGGACAAAGAAAGGTTGAGGCGGAAACATTGATTAAATTCATTCAAAAATATATGGAAAGTGCAAAACTTCATCCTCACGCAAGCCTTGAAATCCAATTGAAAGATTTTGTCGGCAAAGAGGATGGCAATGCCGAAATCATTTGCAAAGCAAAAAATCTATTGCTTTCTTTAAAAGAAAAATAG
- the gcvPA gene encoding aminomethyl-transferring glycine dehydrogenase subunit GcvPA: MPYIPHTPEELQEMLSVIGVASLDDLFADIQADMRPKSFNIPSGKSEAELTACFENMAAKNKTDFINFLGAGYYDHYIPKAVDALSQRGEFLTSYTPYQPEVSQGTLQSIFEYQTAVCRLLDMDCSNASLFDIGHSLFEAGMMAARHTRKHTWVVDEAVNPIWRKMLATYSANQKINIVTVPHDSGKSDKNALMNAIGDDCAAVIVQNPNFFGAIDDFTELFNKAKEHKALGIISVYPVMQSILKTPGEMGADIAVAEGQSLGLPLSFGGPYLGMIACKKDLVRQMPGRIVGKTNDLNGKEGFVLTLQAREQHIRRAKATSNICSNQGLCALRSIIHMALLGPEGLKRTAETSMYLARILADKLTKLPHVGLLNDAPYGNEFAVRLPKNADEIAEKMSERGFLCGFPVGQYYQGMENVLLISCTEKNSEEQIDKLVNALGGLL, encoded by the coding sequence ATGCCTTATATTCCCCATACCCCTGAAGAACTGCAAGAAATGCTCAGCGTTATCGGCGTTGCGAGCCTTGACGATTTATTTGCGGATATTCAAGCCGATATGCGTCCAAAATCTTTCAATATCCCCAGCGGAAAAAGCGAAGCGGAACTTACCGCCTGCTTTGAAAATATGGCAGCGAAAAACAAAACCGACTTCATCAATTTCCTGGGAGCCGGCTATTACGACCACTATATTCCAAAAGCTGTGGACGCCCTTTCCCAGCGCGGAGAATTTTTGACTTCATACACGCCGTATCAGCCGGAAGTGAGCCAAGGAACGTTGCAGTCGATTTTTGAATACCAGACAGCGGTTTGCCGTTTGCTTGACATGGACTGCTCCAATGCTTCACTGTTTGATATCGGGCACTCCCTTTTTGAAGCGGGCATGATGGCTGCCCGTCATACGCGCAAGCACACTTGGGTCGTTGACGAAGCGGTAAACCCAATTTGGCGTAAAATGCTTGCAACTTACAGTGCGAACCAAAAAATCAATATCGTCACGGTTCCGCACGATAGCGGCAAGTCGGACAAAAATGCGCTCATGAACGCCATTGGTGACGATTGTGCCGCGGTTATCGTGCAAAACCCGAATTTCTTTGGCGCTATTGATGATTTTACGGAACTTTTCAATAAAGCGAAAGAACACAAAGCCCTCGGCATTATTTCCGTGTATCCGGTAATGCAATCCATTCTCAAAACCCCGGGGGAAATGGGTGCCGACATTGCTGTTGCCGAAGGGCAAAGCCTTGGTCTGCCTCTTTCTTTCGGCGGACCATATCTTGGCATGATAGCCTGCAAAAAAGACTTGGTCCGTCAAATGCCGGGTCGGATTGTGGGTAAAACCAACGACTTGAACGGAAAAGAAGGTTTCGTCCTTACCCTGCAAGCCCGTGAACAGCATATCCGCCGCGCGAAAGCAACTTCCAACATCTGCTCAAACCAAGGCTTGTGCGCGCTCAGAAGCATTATCCATATGGCACTCCTGGGTCCGGAAGGGCTTAAAAGAACTGCTGAAACGTCCATGTATCTTGCCCGTATCTTAGCTGATAAATTGACAAAACTTCCCCATGTCGGCTTATTGAACGACGCTCCTTACGGCAATGAGTTTGCGGTAAGACTTCCCAAAAATGCTGATGAAATTGCTGAAAAAATGTCAGAACGCGGCTTTTTATGCGGTTTCCCCGTTGGTCAATATTATCAAGGCATGGAAAATGTCCTTCTCATAAGCTGCACGGAAAAAAATTCCGAAGAACAAATCGATAAGCTTGTGAACGCTCTTGGAGGTCTTTTATGA
- a CDS encoding peptidylprolyl isomerase, which produces MKIITVLIALGFLFTPDLSLASSRASIVATINSDMITALQLEKNVRLALLAKGVDPNKVSPGELKDIKKSVLDDLVKESILIQEAKNQNIDISDKDVEKEIQNSIDKAGISKEAFYADLAKQGYDEKFYKDKVKKSLLTQTLINRNVLRKIIVTNDEILEFYLANGGQITGKANVALLVYPNGEQMDMHSEKLQDNPRRFEDIAKDISVGPSADKGGVLGEMAVSDLAVPVQSAIQGLDAGEVSKVFSLNGAYAQAKVLSKTTSSDNLAEIIDPAVVAKIRDGLRMQRVGNKIEEYITGLEKKAIVTIR; this is translated from the coding sequence TTGAAAATAATCACAGTATTAATCGCTTTAGGTTTTTTATTTACTCCTGACTTGAGTTTGGCAAGTTCGAGAGCTTCAATCGTCGCCACTATAAACAGCGATATGATTACAGCTTTGCAGCTTGAAAAAAATGTTCGGTTGGCATTGCTCGCCAAAGGCGTTGACCCTAATAAAGTCAGTCCCGGCGAATTGAAAGATATTAAAAAATCCGTGTTGGACGATTTGGTTAAAGAATCCATTCTGATACAGGAAGCAAAAAATCAAAATATTGATATCAGCGATAAAGATGTTGAAAAAGAAATTCAAAATTCCATCGATAAAGCCGGCATCTCAAAGGAAGCTTTTTATGCCGATTTGGCAAAACAAGGTTATGATGAAAAATTTTACAAGGATAAAGTTAAAAAATCATTATTGACGCAAACTCTCATAAACAGAAACGTGCTTCGTAAAATCATTGTGACCAATGATGAAATTTTGGAATTTTACCTTGCCAACGGCGGACAAATTACGGGAAAGGCGAATGTCGCACTGCTTGTTTATCCTAATGGCGAACAAATGGATATGCATTCTGAAAAATTGCAGGATAATCCCCGCAGGTTTGAAGATATTGCAAAAGATATTTCCGTCGGACCTTCTGCGGATAAAGGCGGCGTTTTAGGGGAAATGGCTGTTTCCGACCTTGCCGTGCCTGTGCAGTCCGCTATTCAGGGTTTGGATGCCGGTGAGGTTTCAAAGGTATTTTCTTTGAACGGCGCGTATGCGCAGGCGAAAGTGCTGTCTAAAACAACATCAAGCGATAATTTGGCTGAAATCATCGATCCCGCCGTTGTTGCGAAAATTCGTGACGGATTGCGCATGCAAAGGGTTGGAAATAAAATTGAAGAATATATAACGGGCTTGGAAAAAAAAGCTATTGTAACCATAAGATAG